Proteins from a single region of Pungitius pungitius chromosome 4, fPunPun2.1, whole genome shotgun sequence:
- the LOC119224866 gene encoding photoreceptor-specific nuclear receptor-like gives MMTEDHLLKIPVAPPSPRGESPAGGGMDDGRGAQSPSPGKAASPALVCRVCGDTSSGKHYGIYACNGCSGFFKRSVRRRLIYRCQAGTGMCPVDKAHRNQCQACRLKKCLQAGMNKDAVQNERQPRSTAQVRLDSIDVDPDKEHLATTREPTSSSSSSSSSSSSSASSSSFSSVITWPHITSSASITSSAAPQRCITPQNNHRFMASLMTAETCAKLEPEDVDENIDVTGNEPERASSEYHVALYPSSSENVFETSARLLFMSVKWTKNLPVFSNLPFRDQVILLEEAWSELFLLCAIQWSLPLDSCPLLSLPDLCPPGSQGKTSYTSLDLRLLQEVFSRFKALAVDPTEFACLKAIVLFKPETRGLKDPEQVENLQDQSQVMLGQHICSHYPSQPSRFGKLLLLLPSLRFVNSERIELLFFHRTIGNTPMEKLLCDMFKN, from the exons ATGATGACGGAGGACCACCTGTTGAAGATCCCCGTGGCGCCGCCCTCGCCCCGCGGCGAGTCTCCCGCCGGCGGCGGGATGGACGACGGCCGAGGAG cccagAGTCCGTCCCCGGGCAAAGCTGCGAGCCCGGCTCTGGTGTGCAGAGTGTGCGGGGACACCAGCAGCGGGAAGCACTACGGCATCTACGCCTGCAACGGCTGCAGCGGCTTCTTCAAGCGCAGCGTGAGGAGGAGGCTCATCTACAg GTGCCAGGCCGGTACAGGCATGTGTCCAGTGGACAAAGCTCATCGCAACCAGTGCCAGGCGTGTCGGCTGAAGAAGTGCCTGCAGGCGGGCATGAACAAAGACG CAGTGCAGAACGAGCGGCAGCCCCGCAGCACAGCTCAGGTGCGCCTGGACTCCATCGACGTGGACCCTGACAAGGAGCACCTGGCCACCACGCGGGagcccacctcctcctcctcctcctcttcctcctcgtcctcctcctccgcctcctcgtcctccttctcctcagtcATCACGTGGCCCCACATTACCTCCTCCGCGTCCATCAcctcctctgctgccccccagCGCTGCATCACCCCCCAGAACAACCACCGCTTCATGGCCAGCCTCATGACGGCCGAGACCTGCGCCAAGCTGGAGCCCGAGGACG TGGACGAGAACATCGACGTGACGGGTAACGAGCCGGAGCGAGCCTCCTCCGAGTACCACGTGGCCCTGTACCCGTCCAGCTCCGAGAACGTGTTCGAGACCTCGGCcaggctgctcttcatgtcggTGAAGTGGACCAAGAACCTGCCCGTGTTTTCTAACCTGCCCTTCAGAGACCAG GTGATCCTGCTGGAGGAGGCGTGGAGCGAGCTCTTCCTGCTCTGCGCCATCCAGTGGTCTCTGCCTCTGGACAGCTGCCCGCTGCTCTCTCTGCCCGACCTCTGCCCCCCCGGCTCGCAGGGGAAGACCAGCTACACCAGCCTGGACCTGCGCCTCCTGCAGGAGGTCTTCAGCCGCTTCAAGGCCCTCGCCGTCGATCCCACCGAGTTCGCCTGCCTCAAGGCCATCGTGCTCTTCAAACCGG AGACTCGTGGTTTGAAGGATCCGGAGCAGGTGGAGAACCTGCAGGATCAGTCGCAGGTGATGCTGGGACAGCACATCTGCTCCCACTACCCGAGTCAACCATCCAG ATTTGGaaagctgctcctgctccttccctCTCTGCGCTTTGTGAACTCGGAGCGGATCGAGCTGCTGTTCTTCCACCGGACCATCGGGAACACTCCCAtggagaagctgctgtgtgacatGTTCAAGAACTAG
- the LOC119224827 gene encoding receptor for retinol uptake stra6-like, producing MCLGFSGPICPATCFVPFRLDRTAAMNHSEAESEPSEYSYYDYSDWYSNNAEPTEPPKEVILPCDPTADNRIFHACMLSLSLVVVLILAVLTRKHKFCHGFARGSSSIFSPANFLDQTQSKGPIVAVFGLLFSKLSMLVIAPDPLPFSKDTPGDVKEYMKILAIFYYPVLYYPLLVCCTLQRRAGYAFGTLLSFGHLAVQLWQTFDCPKTPEIYAYYALLAGLPQLACFAFLCVQFPLLFVKGPNADEDLDSSYYTNYVKLLLKKKSSTASSSTTDKPTLAERILEVPKSYIYMPEKVFRFPLKLAVSAFVALVAMYHTALLLVVLVVPTLHIVRAGIDENIAFLLLGFGVVLSDDRMEVVEIVTFYTWLLEVCYLCAMTLSCLVSLVMLTRSMVLHRSNLRGLYKGDVYSVYSSQKTIRPSAPGVVCWMGLTGYQAAIVCVGMAIQTVVFFICFLFLVFLIIIPIFYGRNLFAFTIAGKAWPGWVTLTLVTVLQHVTAKFAFIKKEAGTRDLNNRESLFLLTYLLFLVNTVVGLIVAIWRMVITALYNIVHLGRVDISLLHRTAEAYDPAYRYYAHSLKVEVSQSHPVMKAFCGLLLDMMVEGGRAGQKIRDAEEACSSTPPGVQEAGPKKETSRPRIRARWQLLYTLVNNPSLLGSRKHFQTQQTPETVPNGAPTCGSKKGGEEEEEEAAKAPAAPAQPAETSTNQDKTD from the exons ATGTGTTTGGGCTTTTCGGGGCCAATCTGTCCTGCAACCTGCTTCGTCCCGTTCCGACTCGACCGAACCGCGGCGATGAATCACAGCGAGGCCGAATCAGAGCCTTCAGAATATTCCTACTATGACTATTCAGACTGGTACTCCAACAACGCGGAGCCAACCGAGCCGCCCAAAGA AGTTATTTTGCCATGTGACCCTACAGCGGACAACAGGATCTTCCATGCATGCATGCTGTCGTTATCT CTGGTGGTGGTGTTAATACTCGCAGTTCTCACCAGGAAGCACAAATTCTGCCATGGGTTTGCAAGAGGATCCTCCAGTATCTTCAG TCCGGCCAACTTCCTCGACCAGACCCAGAGCAAAGGCCCCATCGTGGCTGTTTTTGGACTTCTCTTCAGCAAGCTGTCAATGCTAGTGATCGCCCCAGACCCGCTGCCTTTCTCCAAAGACACTCCGGGGGACGTCAAAG AGTACATGAAGATACTTGCCATCTTCTACTACCCCGTCCTGTACTATCCTCTGCTGGTGTGTTGCACCCTGCAGCGCAGGGCGGGTTACGCGTTCGGGACCCTCCTCTCCTTCGGTCACCTGGCGGTCCAGCTGTGGCAGACGTTCGACTGCCCAAAGaccccagag atctACGCGTACTAcgctctgctggcgggtctgcCTCAGCTGGCCTGCTTCGCGTTCCTCTGCGTCCAGTTCCCTCTGCTTTTTGTGAAAGGGCCGAATGCCGACGAG GATCTTGACAGCAGCTACTACACCAACTACGTGAAGTTGCTTCTCAAGAAAAAGTCCTCCACTGCCAG CTCGTCGACTACGGACAAACCAACGCTGGCAGAGAGGATTCTGGAGGTGCCTAAGAGTTATATTTATATGCCAGAAAAAG TATTCCGCTTCCCGCTCAAACTGGCCGTGTCGGCGTTCGTCGCCCTGGTGGCGATGTACCAC ACGGCGCTGTTGCTGGTCGTCCTCGTGGTCCCCACCCTGCACATCGTGCGCGCCGGCATCGACGAGAACATCGCCTTCCTCCTGCTGGGGTTCGGGGTGGTCCTGTCAGACGACAGGATGGAGGTGGTCGAAATCGTGACCTTCTACACTTGGTTGCTGGAGG TGTGCTACCTCTGTGCCATGACCCTATCTTGTTTGGTCAGCCTCGTCATGCTCACGAGGTCCATGGTCTTGCACAG GTCCAACCTGAGGGGACTTTATAAGGGAGACGTTTACAGCGTCTATAGCAGCCAGAAGACCATCCGTCCATCTGCACCTGGTGTTGTCTGCTGGATGGGTTTGACAGGGTACCAGGCCGCCATCGTCTGCGTCG GAATGGCCATTCAGACTGTGGTGTTCTTCATCTGCTTCCTGTTCCTGGTGTTTTTGATCATTATCCCCATTTTTTACGGCCGTAACTTATTCGCTTTCACAATCGCGGGGAAGGCGTG GCCGGGCTGGGTGACGCTGACCCTGGTTACGGTGCTTCAACATGTGACCGCCAAGTTTGCCTTCATTAAAAAGGAGGCCGGCACGAGAGACTTGAACAACAG AGAGAGTCTGTTCCTCCTCACGTACCTGCTGTTCCTGGTCAACACCGTGGTGGGACTGATAGTCGCAATATGGAGAATGGTGATCACCGCTCTGTACAACATCGTGCACCTCGGGCGCGTCGACATCAGTCTGCTGCATCGCACCGCGGAGGCCTACGACCCAG CCTACCGATACTACGCCCACTCCCTGAAGGTGGAGGTGAGCCAGTCCCACCCGGTGATGAAGGCTTTCTGCGGGCTGCTGCTGGACATGATGGTCGAGGGCGGCAGAGCCGGGCAGAAAATCAGGGACGCGGAGGAAG CCTGCTCCTCCACGCCTCCAGGGGTTCAGGAGGCCGGGCCGAAGAAGGAGACCAGCCGGCCGAGGATTCGCGCCCGCTGGCAGCTGCTGTACACGCTGGTCAACAACCCGTCGCTGCTGGGCTCCAGGAAGCACTTCCAGACGCAGCAGACGCCGGAGACCGTCCCCAACGGCGCGCCCACCTGCGGCTCCAAGaagggcggcgaggaggaggaggaggaggcggcgaagGCTCCCGCGGCGCCGGCCCAGCCCGCCGAGACCTCCACAAACCAAGATAAAACCGAttga